A portion of the Gossypium arboreum isolate Shixiya-1 chromosome 8, ASM2569848v2, whole genome shotgun sequence genome contains these proteins:
- the LOC128296602 gene encoding uncharacterized protein LOC128296602 yields MRKPLQMRKPLQMQQEKLKDKKVEYEATASSDRSVNLDNNDNRVIIEVLGPERTSVQIDQTVRTSPSICTLSQDNEADLRDLITDALGINILTLNKSFDGVSSEFKNNGQEYDVNEAQRTTERAATLQDDCDISLYPGCVKFSCVSFLLQLYHFKALFGWSAKSLTCLLEFLNEAFPDGNTILTTYYEAKKKISALNLGYVKIDACPNDCMLFWGDASKKISCDVCKSSRWQSSSELDADEQVDGSCRRPKPAKVLRYFPLIPRLKRLFQSSKTSQSMRWYKEGRTKDGILRHPADGSAWDAFDKRFPDFASDPRNVRLGLASDGFNPFRTMSTSHSTWPVLLIPYNLEPWACMKQSSMILSMVIPGEKGPSNDIDVYMQPLIKELKQLWTGVDAFDSSASKSFTLWACIPWTINDFPAYANLLGWSTKGRVACPVCAKKTKSLWLRYGRKFCYMGHRRWLSAEHPFRKQSREFDGTIEYGVAPIPRSGEDILREVEGVNFIYRKARKRDREELDEGSVELDVDEGCDLFNNFEELVAEGEEANLINQDETLWKKRSIFFDLPYWRYNLLRHNLDVMHIEKNVCDNVIGTLLNLSRGGKDNIKARKDLQDMGIRSYLHPKMRNGKEYLPQACYTLASRERDIFLSIIKNLKVLDGYASNISRCVNLKENKLSNLKSHDCHILMQDLLPICLRGVVEKKVLGVITNLSDFFKRLCAKSLDPQEVDQLQIQVMLTLCEMEKIFPPSFFTIMIHLIIHLPMEAKLGGPIQYRWMYLMGLKASVQNRAYPEGSIAERYIVSECLTFCSRYFFDVETIFSRPPRNDGNIQKWYIFSSGGRPIGTINTKILNMRSLAQANYYVLLHSDKLSPYRQ; encoded by the exons AACATCGGTGCAAATCGACCAAACGGTGAGAACTTCTCCATCAATTTGTACGTTGTCACAAGACAATGAAGCTGATTTAAGAGATCTCATAACGGATGCTTTAGGTATCAACATCCTAACTCTTAATAAGAGTTTTGATGGAGTTTCAAGCGAGTTTAAGAATAATGGTCAGGAGTATGATGTTAATGAGGCCCAAAGGACTACGGAGAGAGCAGCTACTCTTCAAGATGATTGTGATATTTCGCTCTATCCCGGTTGTGTCAAGTTCTCATGTGTCTCATTCCTACTTCAGCTTTACCACTTCAAAGCACTTTTTGGATGGTCAGCAAAATCTTTGACATGCTTATTAGAGTTTTTAAATGAGGCATTTCCAGATGGAAACACAATCCTGACTACATACTATGAAGCGAAGAAAAAGATTTCTGCACTAAATCTTGGGTATGTGAAGATTGATGCATGCCCGAATGATTGTATGTTATTTTGGGGCGATGCTAGTAAAAAGATCAGTTGTGATGTCTGTAAAAGCTCAAGGTGGCAATCTTCTAGTGAGTTGGATGCAGATGAACAAGTTGATGGTAGTTGTCGCCGTCCTAAGCCTGCCAAGGTATTACGGTACTTTCCTTTGATTCCTAGACTTAAAAGATTATTTCAATCCTCCAAGACATCACAATCCATGAGATGGTATAAAGAAGGACGGACCAAAGATGGTATCTTGAGACATCCAGCCGATGGTTCTGCCTGGGATGCGTTTGATAAGAGGTTTCCTGATTTTGCATCTGATCCTCGCAATGTTAGGCTAGGTTTGGCTAGCGATGGATTCAATCCATTCCGAACAATGAGTACAAGTCACAGTACATGGCCCGTACTTCTTATTCCTTATAATTTGGAACCTTGGGCATGCATGAAACAATCATCAATGATACTCTCAATGGTTATCCCTGGTGAAAAAGGACCTAGCAACGACATTGATGTCTACATGCAGCCTTTAATTAAAGAGTTGAAGCAATTGTGGACAGGAGTTGATGCTTTTGATTCATCAGCTTCTAAATCTTTCACTTTATGGGCTTGTATTCCTTGGACAATCAATGATTTCCCAGCTTACGCTAATCTTTTAGGGTGGAGTACAAAAGGTCGGGTTGCTTGCCCAGTATGTGCTAAAAAAACTAAATCTCTATGGCTACGATATGGTAGGAAGTTCTGTTATATGGGTCATCGTCGATGGTTATCAGCTGAACACCCATTTCGAAAACAGAGTCGTGAATTTGATGGCACTATAGAGTATGGTGTAGCTCCTATACCACGGTCCGGGGAAGATATCTTAAGAGAAGTTGAAGGTgtcaatttcatttatagaaAAGCTCGAAAGAGGGATAGAGAAGAACTAGATGAAGGGTCAGTAGAACTTGATGTAGACGAGGGGTGTGATTTGTTTAACAACTTTGAAGAATTGGTGGCAGAGGGAGAGGAAGCAAATCTCATAAATCAAGACGAGACTTTATGGAAGAAGAGGAGTATATTTTTCGACTTACCTTATTGGCGTTACAATCTACTTCGACATAACTTAGATGTCATGCACATCGAGAAGAATGTATGTGACAATGTCATTGGCACCCTTCTTAATCTCTCACGCGGTGGTAAAGATAATATCAAGGCACGCAAGGACCTACAAGATATGGGCATCCGAAGTTATCTTCATCCAAAAATGAGAAATGGGAAAGAGTACCTACCGCAAGCATGTTACACTCTTGCATCAAGGGAAAGAGATATTTTTCTTTCCATTATAAAGAACTTGAAGGTACTCGATGGTTATGCATCAAACATATCTCGATGCGTAAATTTGAAAGAGAACAAGTTGAGCAACCTTAAAAGTCATGATTGTCACATTCTCATGCAAGATTTGCTTCCTATATGCTTAAGAGGAGTTGTAGAAAAGAAGGTGCTAGGTGTTATTACAAACCTATCAGATTTCTTCAAGAGATTATGTGCAAAAAGTCTTGATCCACAAGAAGTTGATCAACTTCAAATACAAGTCATGTTAACACTTTGTGAAATGGAGAAAATATTTCCTCCAAGTTTCTTCACAATCATGATTCATTTGATTATTCATTTGCCGATGGAGGCTAAGCTTGGTGGACCTATTCAATATAGGTGGAT GTATCTTATGGGATTGAAAGCTTCGGTGCAAAATAGAGCTTATCCCGAAGGTTCCATTGCTGAAAGGTACATAGTTTCAGAATGTCTTACATTTTGCTCCCGTTATTTTTTTGATGTGGAGACTATATTTTCCCGTCCTCCGAGGAATGATGGGAATATTCAAaaatggtacattttctcttctggAGGACGTCCAATTGGCACCATTAACACGAAGATATTGAACATGCGATCTCTTGCACAAGCAAACTACTATGTTTTATTGCATAGCGATAAGTTATCACCATACCGTCAGTGA